From one Novosphingobium sp. genomic stretch:
- the hisD gene encoding histidinol dehydrogenase, which translates to MIRLDTQEAGFAEAFAAQVANRRESDGDVSALVTQILADVRARGDDVLAELTGKFDRHPLVTEADWRIDADACRTAYEALAPELREALDTAAERIRAYHAAQLPENRDYTDAQGVRLGAVWRAVDAAGLYVPGGRAAYPSSLLMNAIPAKVAGVERLAVTTPTPGGEINPLVMAAAHIAGVDEIWRVGGAQAIAALAYGTERIKPVDVITGPGNAWVAEAKRQLYGVVGIDMVAGPSEILVIADAKNDPHWIAVDLLSQAEHDPAAQSILITDDAEFAEAVAQAVESELKLLATQEAARASWETHGLIITVRDLLAEAPALANALAAEHVEIATDDPQALFAKIRHAGSVFLGRHTPEAVGDYVAGPNHVLPTGRRARFASGLSVLDFMKRTSFIQLDEAALHKIGPAAVALADAEGLPAHGRSVSIRLGK; encoded by the coding sequence ATGATCCGGCTCGACACGCAGGAGGCCGGTTTCGCCGAGGCCTTTGCCGCTCAGGTCGCCAACCGGCGTGAGAGCGATGGCGATGTCAGCGCGCTGGTCACGCAGATTCTGGCCGATGTGCGCGCGCGCGGCGACGATGTGCTGGCCGAGCTGACCGGCAAGTTCGACCGCCACCCACTGGTCACCGAAGCCGACTGGCGCATCGATGCCGATGCCTGCCGCACCGCTTACGAAGCGCTGGCCCCGGAACTGCGCGAGGCTCTGGACACCGCCGCCGAGCGTATCCGCGCCTATCACGCCGCCCAGCTTCCCGAGAACCGCGACTACACCGATGCGCAGGGCGTCCGCCTTGGCGCGGTGTGGCGCGCGGTGGATGCGGCGGGGCTCTATGTGCCGGGTGGCCGCGCGGCCTATCCCTCCTCGCTGCTGATGAATGCCATTCCGGCCAAGGTGGCGGGCGTGGAGCGCCTTGCCGTCACCACGCCGACGCCGGGCGGGGAGATCAACCCGTTGGTGATGGCCGCCGCGCATATCGCCGGTGTGGACGAGATCTGGCGCGTGGGCGGGGCTCAGGCGATTGCCGCGCTGGCCTATGGCACGGAGCGCATCAAGCCGGTGGACGTCATCACCGGCCCCGGCAACGCCTGGGTGGCCGAGGCCAAGCGTCAGCTTTACGGCGTAGTGGGCATCGATATGGTCGCCGGGCCTTCGGAAATCCTCGTGATTGCCGATGCCAAGAACGATCCTCACTGGATCGCCGTCGATCTGCTGAGCCAGGCCGAGCATGATCCCGCCGCCCAGTCGATCCTGATCACCGACGATGCGGAGTTTGCCGAAGCCGTGGCGCAGGCCGTGGAAAGCGAACTGAAGCTGCTGGCCACGCAGGAAGCCGCCCGCGCAAGCTGGGAAACGCATGGCCTGATCATCACCGTGCGCGATCTTCTGGCCGAAGCCCCGGCGCTGGCCAACGCGCTGGCCGCCGAGCATGTGGAGATCGCCACCGACGATCCGCAGGCCCTGTTCGCCAAGATCCGCCATGCCGGTTCGGTGTTTCTGGGCCGTCACACGCCCGAGGCCGTGGGCGATTACGTCGCCGGCCCCAACCATGTGCTGCCCACCGGGCGGCGCGCACGTTTCGCCTCGGGCCTCTCCGTGCTGGATTTCATGAAGCGCACCAGCTTTATCCAGCTCGACGAAGCGGCCCTGCACAAGATTGGCCCCGCCGCCGTGGCTCTGGCCGACGCCGAGGGCCTGCCCGCCCATGGCCGTTCGGTCTCCATCCGGCTGGGGAAGTGA
- the nusB gene encoding transcription antitermination factor NusB, with protein sequence MSREHQTPRNRARAAARLAAVQALYQHEMEATPMATLLDEFHRHRLGAEIEDVQFLDADRIHFDDVVKGTVARIGEIDAALSAKLAEGWKLERLDKTMLQLLRAGVYELIARDDIAIGTVINEYVDVAHAFFEERDAKFVNGVLDAVGKSVR encoded by the coding sequence ATGAGCAGAGAACACCAAACGCCCCGCAATCGCGCCCGTGCCGCCGCCCGTCTGGCGGCCGTTCAGGCGCTGTACCAGCATGAGATGGAGGCCACGCCGATGGCCACGCTGCTGGACGAATTCCACCGCCACCGTCTGGGCGCCGAGATCGAGGACGTGCAGTTCCTCGACGCCGACCGCATCCATTTCGACGATGTGGTCAAGGGCACCGTGGCGCGCATCGGCGAGATCGACGCGGCCCTCTCCGCCAAGCTGGCCGAGGGCTGGAAGCTGGAGCGCCTCGACAAAACCATGCTCCAGTTGCTGCGCGCGGGCGTCTATGAGCTGATCGCGCGCGATGACATCGCCATCGGCACGGTCATCAACGAATATGTCGACGTCGCCCATGCCTTCTTCGAAGAGCGCGACGCCAAATTCGTGAACGGCGTGCTGGACGCGGTGGGCAAATCGGTCCGCTGA
- the thiL gene encoding thiamine-phosphate kinase, whose amino-acid sequence MAGELEFIARLRDLASHPAARGLNDDCAVLEVGSETLILTHDSLAQGVHYLPDQDMADVAWRLVATNLSDLAAKGADPLGVLIGYTLGRDDERFLDGLGEALRHYDVPLLGGDTITADGPRTLGLTAIGRATHRPVPSRAGAQVGDGIWITGAVGAAMLGLEALQAGDSDPAASLAYRRPDALLAQGQALAPLVTAMMDLSDGLLLDAYRMGIASGVTLAIDSAAVPIATPEGRRDEALRWGDDYQLLFILPDSVQPPVTAHRIGKVLARKDAPLMLDGRLLADASHLGWQHEG is encoded by the coding sequence ATGGCGGGCGAGCTTGAATTCATCGCCCGCCTGCGGGATCTGGCCAGTCACCCTGCCGCGCGCGGGCTCAATGACGATTGCGCGGTGCTGGAGGTGGGCAGCGAGACGCTGATCCTCACCCATGATTCGCTGGCGCAGGGCGTGCATTACCTGCCCGATCAGGACATGGCCGATGTGGCCTGGCGTCTGGTGGCCACCAACCTGTCCGATCTGGCCGCCAAGGGCGCCGATCCTTTGGGCGTGTTGATCGGCTATACGCTGGGCCGCGATGACGAGCGCTTCCTTGACGGTCTGGGCGAGGCCTTGCGCCATTACGATGTGCCCCTGCTGGGCGGCGACACGATCACGGCGGATGGCCCCCGCACGCTGGGGCTGACGGCGATCGGCCGCGCCACCCATCGCCCGGTGCCCTCGCGCGCCGGGGCTCAAGTGGGCGACGGCATCTGGATCACCGGAGCCGTCGGTGCGGCGATGCTGGGTCTGGAGGCTTTGCAGGCCGGTGACAGCGATCCTGCCGCCAGCCTTGCCTATCGCCGCCCCGATGCCTTGTTGGCGCAGGGTCAGGCGCTCGCCCCGCTGGTCACCGCGATGATGGATCTGTCCGATGGCCTGCTGCTCGATGCCTATCGCATGGGCATCGCCAGCGGCGTCACGCTCGCCATCGACAGCGCCGCCGTGCCCATTGCCACGCCCGAAGGTCGCCGCGATGAGGCCCTGCGCTGGGGCGACGACTATCAGTTGCTCTTTATCCTGCCCGACAGCGTTCAGCCGCCCGTGACCGCACATCGCATCGGTAAGGTCTTGGCGCGAAAGGACGCTCCGCTCATGCTCGATGGGCGATTGCTGGCCGATGCCAGCCATCTGGGCTGGCAGCACGAGGGTTAA
- a CDS encoding sodium-translocating pyrophosphatase, with translation MSPIATAIAFGALAILYGIVTARQVLSAPTGSEKMRDIAAAIQEGAQAYLKRQYSTIAVVGVIVAIIVTVALGPICGVGFVLGAVLSGAAGFIGMHVSVRSNLRTAAAAQHGLQSGLTLAFRAGAITGMLVAGLALLAIAIFFWYLTGPAGHAPGDRTVITALTALALGASLVSIFARLGGGIFTKAADVGADLVGKVEAGIPEDDPRNPAVIADNVGDNVGDCAGMAADLFETYVVTIGATMVLTALHFRGQPALVFPLMSLPLLIGGVCILTSIIGTYFVRLGGSGNIMGAMYKGFGVTAVLSIPAIWLAIASVIGDVAGEMSTPLGNSTLTGQSLFHCALLGLAITGLIIWITEYYTGTGYRPVRSIAKASETGHGTNVIQGLAISLEATALPTLVIVAGIIIAYQLAGLIGIAYAATSMLALAGMVVALDAYGPVTDNAGGIAEMAGLDDSVREKTDALDAVGNTTKAVTKGYAIGSAGLAALVLFAAYTTDLREFFPGLHVDFSLENPYVIVGLLLGGLLPYLFGAMGMTAVGRAAGDVVLDVRNQFASDPGIMAGTSRPNYARTVDLVTRAAIKEMVLPSLLPVLAPVVVYGVITAVAGRENGFAALGALLLGVIVGGLFVALSMTSGGGAWDNAKKYIEDGHHGGKGSEAHKAAVTGDTVGDPYKDTAGPAVNPMIKITNIVALLLLAALAGQAGAG, from the coding sequence ATGAGTCCGATCGCCACCGCCATCGCCTTTGGGGCCCTGGCTATTTTATATGGCATTGTCACCGCGCGGCAGGTCTTGTCCGCGCCCACCGGCAGCGAGAAAATGCGCGACATCGCGGCCGCGATTCAGGAGGGCGCGCAGGCCTATCTCAAGCGGCAATATTCCACCATCGCCGTGGTCGGCGTGATCGTCGCCATCATTGTCACCGTGGCGCTGGGGCCGATCTGCGGCGTGGGCTTCGTGCTTGGGGCCGTGCTGTCGGGCGCGGCGGGCTTTATCGGCATGCATGTGTCGGTGCGCTCCAACCTGCGCACAGCGGCGGCGGCCCAGCATGGCCTGCAAAGCGGGCTGACCTTGGCCTTCCGCGCGGGGGCCATCACCGGCATGCTGGTGGCGGGGCTGGCCTTGCTCGCGATTGCGATTTTCTTCTGGTATCTCACCGGGCCTGCCGGACATGCGCCGGGCGACCGCACCGTGATCACCGCGCTGACGGCGCTGGCCCTGGGCGCTTCGCTGGTGTCAATCTTTGCGCGTCTGGGCGGGGGCATCTTCACCAAGGCGGCTGACGTCGGCGCCGATCTCGTCGGCAAGGTCGAGGCGGGCATCCCCGAGGACGACCCGCGCAACCCCGCCGTCATCGCCGACAATGTGGGCGACAATGTGGGCGACTGCGCCGGCATGGCCGCCGACCTGTTCGAGACCTATGTGGTGACCATCGGCGCGACCATGGTGCTGACGGCGCTGCATTTCCGGGGCCAGCCCGCTCTGGTGTTCCCACTGATGAGCCTGCCGCTGCTGATCGGCGGCGTGTGCATTCTCACCTCGATCATCGGCACATACTTTGTGCGGCTGGGCGGATCGGGCAACATCATGGGGGCGATGTACAAGGGCTTTGGCGTTACCGCCGTGCTCTCCATCCCCGCGATCTGGCTGGCGATCGCCTCGGTGATCGGCGATGTGGCGGGCGAGATGAGCACGCCACTGGGCAACAGCACGCTGACCGGGCAATCGCTGTTCCATTGCGCGCTGCTGGGGCTGGCGATCACTGGGCTGATCATCTGGATCACCGAATATTACACCGGCACGGGGTATCGCCCGGTGCGCTCCATCGCCAAGGCATCCGAAACCGGGCATGGCACCAATGTCATTCAGGGCCTGGCGATCAGCCTTGAGGCGACGGCTCTCCCCACGCTGGTGATCGTGGCGGGGATCATCATCGCCTATCAGCTCGCCGGGCTGATCGGCATCGCCTATGCCGCGACATCGATGCTGGCGCTGGCGGGCATGGTGGTGGCACTCGATGCTTACGGCCCTGTCACCGACAATGCGGGCGGCATCGCCGAAATGGCCGGGCTGGATGACAGCGTCCGCGAAAAGACCGATGCTCTGGACGCTGTGGGCAACACAACCAAGGCGGTGACCAAGGGCTATGCCATCGGCTCGGCGGGGTTGGCGGCGCTGGTGCTGTTTGCCGCCTACACCACCGATCTGCGCGAGTTCTTCCCCGGACTGCATGTCGATTTCAGTCTGGAGAACCCCTACGTCATCGTCGGGCTGCTGCTGGGCGGGCTGCTGCCCTATCTCTTCGGCGCCATGGGGATGACGGCGGTGGGCCGCGCGGCGGGCGATGTGGTGCTCGATGTGCGCAACCAGTTCGCCAGCGATCCCGGCATCATGGCGGGCACATCGCGGCCCAATTACGCGCGCACCGTCGATCTGGTGACGCGGGCCGCGATCAAGGAGATGGTGCTGCCATCGCTGCTGCCGGTGCTGGCGCCAGTCGTCGTCTATGGCGTGATCACCGCCGTGGCCGGGCGCGAGAACGGCTTTGCCGCGCTGGGCGCCTTGCTGCTCGGCGTGATCGTGGGCGGACTCTTCGTGGCGCTGTCCATGACCAGCGGCGGCGGCGCCTGGGACAATGCCAAGAAATACATCGAGGACGGCCACCACGGCGGCAAGGGCTCCGAGGCCCATAAGGCCGCGGTGACCGGCGACACGGTGGGCGACCCCTATAAGGACACCGCCGGGCCCGCCGTGAACCCCATGATCAAGATCACCAACATTGTCGCCCTGCTGCTGCTGGCCGCATTGGCCGGGCAGGCTGGCGCAGGATGA
- a CDS encoding GNAT family N-acetyltransferase: MLAPPHLASDHAHRAVLRAIDWRDMESSQAIARWDALAMRASEPNPFLESWYLLASLRALQPARVQLWCVESDGALIGLLPVQAARSYYGRPIPHLAGWTHPNSFLGAPLVARGAEETFWQALLAHADKHAGLGLFLHLTDLPLSGALADALRIVLASRPHALVWREERAMLSSPLSPEAYLEASMSGKKRKELRRQHARLSETGALAVERHRDATDLAAWIEQFLTLEAAGWKGKAGSALACRPDTAALFREAMNGAAQAGHLERIALTLDGRPIAMLANLLTPPMGFSYKTAFDESLSRFSPGVLLQRENLALLDDAAISACDSCAAADHPMIDHIWRERRAVGRVSIAIGGALRRMLFREIVKRERQEEWK; this comes from the coding sequence GTGCTTGCCCCGCCCCACCTCGCATCGGATCACGCGCATCGCGCCGTGCTGCGTGCCATCGACTGGCGGGATATGGAAAGCTCCCAGGCCATCGCGCGCTGGGATGCGCTGGCAATGCGGGCCAGCGAGCCCAATCCCTTCCTCGAAAGCTGGTATCTGCTGGCTTCGTTGCGAGCATTGCAGCCGGCGCGAGTGCAACTGTGGTGTGTTGAGAGCGATGGCGCCCTGATCGGGCTGCTGCCGGTGCAGGCCGCGCGATCTTATTACGGGCGGCCCATTCCTCATCTGGCGGGCTGGACTCACCCCAACAGCTTCCTCGGCGCCCCCCTGGTGGCGCGCGGCGCGGAAGAGACTTTCTGGCAAGCCCTGCTGGCCCATGCGGACAAGCATGCCGGACTGGGCCTGTTCCTCCATCTCACCGACCTGCCGCTGAGCGGGGCGCTGGCCGACGCCCTGCGGATTGTGCTGGCAAGCCGCCCGCATGCTCTGGTCTGGCGCGAAGAGCGCGCGATGCTGTCCTCCCCGCTCTCGCCCGAGGCCTATCTGGAGGCCTCCATGTCCGGCAAGAAACGCAAGGAACTGCGCCGCCAGCATGCGCGCCTGTCGGAAACCGGCGCCCTGGCGGTCGAGCGCCACCGTGACGCCACCGATCTGGCCGCATGGATCGAGCAGTTCCTGACCCTCGAAGCCGCCGGATGGAAAGGCAAGGCCGGTTCCGCCCTCGCCTGCCGCCCCGACACCGCCGCCCTGTTCCGGGAGGCGATGAATGGCGCGGCACAGGCGGGGCATCTGGAACGCATCGCACTGACGCTGGATGGGCGGCCCATCGCCATGCTCGCCAATCTGCTGACGCCGCCCATGGGGTTCAGCTACAAGACCGCTTTCGATGAGAGCCTCTCCCGCTTTTCGCCGGGGGTGCTGCTGCAGCGGGAAAATCTGGCGTTGCTTGACGATGCCGCCATCTCAGCCTGCGACAGTTGCGCCGCCGCCGATCACCCGATGATCGACCATATCTGGAGAGAGCGCCGCGCGGTGGGGAGGGTTTCCATCGCGATTGGCGGGGCATTGCGGCGGATGCTGTTCAGGGAAATTGTAAAAAGAGAGCGGCAGGAAGAGTGGAAGTAG
- the uvrC gene encoding excinuclease ABC subunit UvrC: protein MPTDSSGPNIPASPNRFHEDAATRLIRGGSEHPDLDAGVAAIREVLATLPARPGVYRMTDVRGDVLYVGKARALRNRVANYTQVDRLPLRLQRMVSQCRGMTIITTNSEAEALLLEAQLIKRFRPPYNVLLRDDKSFPFILLRTDHDFPRISKHRGARKAVGNYYGPFASAGSVNTTINALQKLFLLRSCTDSFMSRRDRPCLLYQIKRCSAPCVDRIDKDGYADLVRQARDFLGGKSNAVQREIEAQMAQAAEDLDFERAAMLRDRLRAATFIQGSQAIHAEGLPNADIFAMAVKSGQIAIQAFFIRGGQNWGHRAFFPTHTEGLEEAEVMQSFLAQFYEEVPPPRVILLDRELPESDLLAEALKEGAGGKVDIAMPQRGDRKRLVDQATRNAVEALDRRAAETGTKAKIWREMTEFLDLPEIPQRVEVYDNSHIQGAHALGAMIVAGPEGFIKGQYRKWNIKQAETNDDFGMMREVLARRFGRVMEEDPERDKGLWPDLILIDGGKGQLSAVMEVVNELGVEDVAIIGIAKGPHHGRDGREVFHFPDGREKMLPVNSPVLFHLQRLRDEVHRFVIGAHRDKRSRAITASPLDEIPGIGPARKRALLLHFGTASRVRAAALDDLVRAPGVSETVARAVYDFYHPGG, encoded by the coding sequence ATGCCCACCGACTCATCCGGCCCCAACATTCCAGCCAGCCCCAACCGCTTCCACGAGGATGCCGCCACGCGCCTGATCCGGGGCGGCAGCGAGCATCCCGATCTCGACGCGGGCGTCGCCGCCATCCGCGAGGTGCTGGCCACGCTGCCCGCGCGCCCCGGCGTCTATCGCATGACCGATGTGCGCGGCGATGTGCTGTATGTCGGCAAGGCGCGGGCGCTGCGCAACCGCGTGGCCAATTACACGCAGGTCGATCGCCTGCCTCTGCGGCTGCAGCGCATGGTCTCGCAATGCCGGGGCATGACGATCATCACCACCAATTCGGAGGCCGAGGCGCTGCTGCTGGAGGCGCAGCTGATCAAGCGCTTCCGGCCGCCCTACAATGTGCTGCTGCGCGACGATAAGAGCTTTCCGTTCATTCTGCTGCGCACCGATCACGATTTTCCGCGCATCTCCAAGCATCGCGGCGCGCGCAAGGCGGTGGGCAATTACTATGGCCCCTTCGCCAGCGCCGGATCGGTGAACACCACGATCAACGCGCTGCAAAAGCTGTTCCTGCTGCGCAGTTGCACCGACAGCTTTATGAGCCGTCGTGATCGGCCCTGCCTGCTCTACCAGATCAAGCGTTGCAGCGCGCCCTGCGTGGATCGCATCGACAAGGACGGCTATGCCGACCTCGTGCGGCAGGCGCGTGATTTCCTCGGTGGCAAATCCAATGCGGTGCAGCGCGAGATCGAGGCCCAGATGGCGCAGGCCGCCGAAGATCTTGACTTTGAACGCGCCGCCATGCTGCGCGACCGCCTGCGTGCCGCGACCTTCATTCAGGGCTCGCAGGCCATCCATGCCGAGGGCCTGCCCAACGCCGACATCTTCGCCATGGCGGTGAAGAGCGGCCAGATCGCCATTCAGGCCTTCTTTATCCGTGGCGGCCAGAACTGGGGTCACCGCGCCTTCTTCCCCACCCACACCGAGGGTCTGGAAGAGGCCGAGGTGATGCAAAGCTTCCTCGCGCAATTCTACGAGGAGGTGCCGCCTCCGCGCGTCATTCTGCTGGACCGCGAATTACCGGAAAGCGACCTGCTGGCCGAGGCGCTGAAAGAGGGCGCGGGCGGCAAGGTGGACATCGCCATGCCCCAGCGCGGCGACCGCAAGCGATTGGTGGATCAAGCCACGCGCAACGCCGTCGAAGCGCTCGACCGCCGCGCCGCCGAAACCGGCACCAAGGCCAAAATCTGGCGCGAGATGACCGAATTCCTCGACCTGCCCGAGATCCCCCAGCGCGTCGAAGTCTACGACAACAGCCACATCCAGGGCGCCCATGCCCTCGGCGCGATGATTGTCGCAGGGCCGGAAGGCTTCATCAAGGGCCAGTACCGCAAGTGGAACATCAAGCAGGCCGAGACCAACGACGATTTCGGCATGATGCGCGAAGTCCTCGCCCGCCGCTTCGGCCGCGTGATGGAGGAAGACCCCGAGCGCGACAAGGGCCTGTGGCCCGACCTGATCCTGATCGACGGCGGCAAAGGCCAACTCAGCGCCGTGATGGAGGTGGTGAACGAACTGGGCGTGGAAGATGTGGCCATCATCGGCATCGCCAAGGGCCCCCACCACGGCCGCGACGGGCGCGAGGTCTTCCACTTCCCCGATGGTCGCGAGAAGATGCTGCCGGTCAACTCCCCCGTGCTGTTCCACCTGCAACGCCTGCGCGACGAGGTTCACCGCTTCGTGATCGGCGCCCACCGTGACAAGCGTTCGCGCGCGATCACGGCGTCTCCGCTGGACGAGATCCCCGGCATCGGGCCTGCGCGGAAACGCGCGCTGTTGCTGCATTTCGGTACGGCGAGCCGGGTGCGGGCGGCGGCGCTGGACGATCTGGTGCGGGCGCCGGGGGTTTCGGAAACCGTGGCGCGGGCGGTGTATGATTTCTATCATCCGGGGGGATGA
- a CDS encoding TonB-dependent receptor: MTTSGGLTDDATNAPVPTGVVHAKDTKGKEIVVIGQKIPGQVEAAQPPLAVMDEEDIAAYGVNSISDLLDAISPQTGTGRGRGASGPVILVNGQRISSFREIRDYPPEAIRRVEILPEEVALRFGYPPDQRVVNFILKDLFKSKVLEGKFTSPTRGGTSTTAGQANYLKIDHGKRFNISLKADYTSPLTEAERGVTQNAGTTPTVAADPQPGDYRTLVDSTKDYTLNATYTMPLSKKVMSGTLAINGTAARTDTTGLNGLNTVTLTGPNNASAVRTFPGALTQFSRTDTFSTGVTLNKPVGLWNLSATFDGSHAEATTRNDNRYSTSSTAYTDMLAQASAGTLSLTGALPSLPDPGQTVSKSITNSFTSLLTFGGRVIRLPGGHMGLTTKAGFAYTGLDSHSTLGTGSNLKRGDLSAGFNLAIPVTSRRENFGAALGDITLNISGGLDNLSDFGVITNWSGGATWGITPKLSLQASYIFNQEAPSLSNLGGAQTISYNQSVYDFVKGQSVLATVITGGNRGLVRESRNDIKLGINWTLPVVKNSNLIVEYFDNRSRNVSSSFPALTAAVLGAYPGRVTRDSLTGDITQIDETPVTIASQHEKRLRWGFNLFGNVGKPLPPVRRRGMFGDGPPPGGPPPGEGGPPPGEGGGSGRGGGEGGGSGGGSGGGGAGASGSTAGGGSGAALSGGGSGGGGGGGGRGGGGGFGGGPGGGFGGPPPGGGGGRDRARYPGRWNVSIYHTVNFLDRVQLTQGSQPLDLLSGDTISSGGGVARHSIALDAGGSYKGIGVRLSGSWSSTTHVKDSGAPGSTALRFGSVVSLNARAFVDLGQQASLVKKSDFFKNARLSFGVNNLLDNYSKVTDSNGVTPTAYQWAYLSPNRRTLSLELRKMF, from the coding sequence GTGACCACCTCGGGCGGGCTGACCGATGATGCCACCAATGCGCCGGTGCCAACCGGCGTGGTCCATGCCAAGGACACCAAGGGCAAGGAAATCGTGGTCATCGGCCAGAAGATTCCGGGGCAGGTCGAGGCGGCCCAGCCCCCGCTGGCGGTGATGGATGAGGAAGATATCGCCGCTTACGGCGTGAACTCGATCAGCGATCTGCTCGACGCCATCTCGCCGCAGACGGGCACAGGGCGCGGGCGCGGGGCCTCGGGCCCGGTCATTCTGGTCAATGGCCAGCGCATCTCCTCCTTCCGCGAAATCCGCGACTATCCGCCCGAGGCGATCCGCCGTGTGGAGATCCTGCCCGAGGAAGTGGCGCTGCGCTTCGGCTATCCGCCCGATCAGCGCGTGGTCAATTTCATCCTGAAGGATCTGTTCAAGAGCAAGGTGCTGGAAGGCAAGTTCACCTCGCCCACGCGCGGCGGCACCAGCACCACGGCGGGGCAGGCCAATTACCTGAAGATCGACCATGGCAAGCGCTTCAACATCTCGCTCAAGGCCGATTACACCAGCCCGCTGACCGAGGCCGAGCGCGGGGTGACCCAGAATGCCGGCACCACGCCCACCGTTGCCGCCGATCCGCAGCCGGGCGATTATCGCACGCTGGTCGATAGCACCAAGGATTACACGCTCAACGCCACCTATACGATGCCGCTCTCGAAGAAGGTGATGTCGGGCACTTTGGCGATCAACGGCACCGCCGCGCGCACCGACACCACCGGCCTCAATGGCCTGAACACGGTGACGCTGACCGGGCCGAACAACGCCTCGGCGGTGCGGACCTTCCCCGGCGCGCTGACCCAGTTCAGCCGCACCGACACCTTCAGCACTGGCGTCACGCTCAACAAGCCGGTCGGCCTGTGGAACCTGTCGGCCACTTTCGACGGCAGCCATGCCGAGGCGACGACGCGCAACGACAACCGCTATTCGACCTCCAGCACGGCCTATACCGACATGCTGGCGCAAGCTTCGGCGGGCACGCTGTCGCTGACCGGCGCGCTGCCCTCGCTGCCCGATCCGGGGCAGACGGTGTCGAAGAGCATCACCAACTCCTTCACCAGCCTGCTGACCTTTGGTGGCCGCGTGATCCGCCTGCCGGGCGGCCATATGGGGCTGACCACCAAGGCGGGCTTCGCCTACACCGGGCTCGACAGTCACAGCACCTTGGGCACGGGCAGCAATCTCAAGCGCGGCGATCTGTCGGCGGGTTTCAATCTGGCGATCCCGGTCACCAGCCGCCGCGAGAACTTCGGCGCGGCGCTGGGCGACATCACGCTCAACATCTCGGGCGGGCTCGACAATCTGTCGGACTTCGGCGTCATCACCAACTGGAGCGGCGGCGCGACCTGGGGCATCACCCCCAAGCTGAGCTTGCAGGCCAGCTACATCTTCAACCAGGAAGCTCCCAGCCTCTCCAATCTGGGCGGCGCGCAGACCATCAGCTACAACCAGTCGGTCTATGATTTCGTGAAGGGCCAGTCGGTGCTGGCCACCGTCATCACCGGCGGCAACCGCGGTCTGGTGCGCGAGAGCCGCAACGACATCAAGCTGGGGATCAACTGGACCCTGCCGGTGGTCAAGAACTCGAACCTGATCGTCGAATATTTCGACAACCGCTCGCGCAATGTGTCCTCCAGCTTCCCGGCGCTGACGGCGGCGGTGCTGGGCGCCTATCCGGGCCGCGTCACCCGCGACAGCCTGACGGGCGACATCACCCAGATCGACGAGACCCCCGTCACCATCGCCAGCCAGCACGAAAAGCGCCTGCGCTGGGGCTTCAACCTGTTCGGCAATGTGGGCAAGCCGCTGCCGCCGGTGCGCCGTCGCGGCATGTTCGGCGATGGTCCTCCGCCGGGCGGTCCGCCTCCGGGCGAGGGTGGCCCGCCGCCGGGTGAAGGCGGCGGATCGGGTCGCGGTGGCGGCGAAGGTGGCGGCTCCGGCGGCGGTTCGGGTGGCGGCGGTGCCGGAGCATCGGGTTCGACGGCAGGTGGCGGTTCTGGCGCGGCGCTGAGTGGCGGCGGTTCAGGCGGCGGCGGTGGTGGTGGTGGCCGGGGCGGCGGTGGCGGCTTTGGCGGCGGCCCCGGCGGTGGTTTCGGTGGTCCCCCTCCGGGTGGCGGCGGCGGTCGCGATCGCGCCCGCTATCCGGGGCGCTGGAACGTCTCGATCTATCACACGGTCAATTTCCTCGACCGCGTGCAGCTCACCCAAGGCAGCCAGCCGCTCGACCTGCTGAGCGGCGACACGATCAGCTCGGGCGGCGGCGTGGCGCGGCATTCCATCGCGCTGGATGCGGGCGGTTCCTACAAGGGCATCGGCGTGAGGCTGAGCGGTAGTTGGTCCTCCACCACCCATGTGAAGGACAGCGGCGCGCCCGGCTCGACCGCTTTGCGCTTTGGCTCGGTGGTTTCGCTGAATGCGCGGGCCTTCGTGGATCTGGGGCAGCAGGCCAGCCTGGTGAAGAAGTCGGACTTCTTCAAGAACGCCCGCCTGTCCTTCGGGGTGAACAATCTGCTGGATAATTACAGCAAGGTCACCGACAGCAACGGCGTGACGCCCACGGCCTATCAATGGGCCTATCTCTCGCCCAACCGGCGCACGCTGTCGCTGGAACTGCGGAAAATGTTCTGA
- the infA gene encoding translation initiation factor IF-1, with protein sequence MAKEELLEMRGQVVELLPNAMFRVRLENDHEILGHTAGKMRKNRIRVLVGDEVLVELTPYDLTKGRITYRFMPGRGGPGGY encoded by the coding sequence ATGGCAAAAGAAGAACTCCTCGAAATGCGCGGCCAGGTGGTCGAACTTCTCCCCAACGCGATGTTCCGCGTGCGTCTGGAGAATGACCATGAAATCCTCGGCCACACCGCCGGCAAGATGCGCAAGAACCGCATCCGCGTGCTGGTGGGCGACGAAGTGCTGGTCGAACTGACGCCCTATGACCTCACCAAGGGGCGCATCACCTACCGCTTCATGCCCGGCCGCGGCGGCCCCGGCGGCTATTGA